A genomic segment from Bacteroidales bacterium encodes:
- the rnc gene encoding ribonuclease III, whose translation MHKSIKALVSIFYCSNSGLRKKLKKIIGFNPLNIEYYKLALIHKSASFVSSDGTTINNERLEFLGDAVLGMTVAEYLYNKYPDMTEGELTKIRSRYVNGTNLEKFSKDSGIDKIIVTRANLRKSIHLTGDAVEALIGAIFLDRGFGKAKLFIINKFLPSCISVQNRNNAIYNFKSELIEWCQHKKIDFRYDTILHPTSNNHRPLFISNIYINDRIMGVGVGRSKKDAEQAASREALYAFQ comes from the coding sequence ATGCATAAAAGTATTAAAGCTTTAGTTTCAATATTTTATTGCAGTAATAGTGGATTAAGAAAAAAGTTAAAGAAAATAATTGGATTTAATCCGTTAAACATTGAGTATTACAAGCTAGCCTTAATTCACAAATCGGCTTCCTTCGTTTCATCAGACGGCACTACAATAAACAACGAACGCCTTGAATTTCTTGGCGACGCTGTGCTTGGTATGACCGTAGCCGAGTATCTCTACAACAAATATCCCGATATGACAGAGGGAGAACTAACTAAAATACGTTCAAGATATGTGAATGGCACTAATTTAGAAAAGTTTAGTAAAGATTCAGGGATTGATAAAATAATCGTTACACGTGCCAATCTACGAAAATCTATTCACTTAACGGGTGATGCTGTTGAGGCTCTGATAGGTGCAATATTTCTCGATAGAGGATTTGGTAAAGCAAAACTCTTTATAATAAACAAGTTTTTACCCTCATGTATATCTGTTCAAAACAGAAATAATGCAATATATAACTTCAAAAGCGAATTGATTGAGTGGTGTCAACATAAAAAAATTGATTTCAGATACGACACTATACTACATCCTACATCAAACAACCATAGACCGCTTTTTATATCAAATATTTACATTAACGATAGAATAATGGGTGTTGGGGTTGGACGCTCAAAAAAAGATGCAGAACAGGCAGCCTCACGCGAAGCTCTCTACGCTTTTCAATAA
- a CDS encoding TlpA family protein disulfide reductase, producing MRRYQDSDTIEMIKSVIIFIIISFPLLVCSQSEDAYSFVNIGKSAPTFTVRTIDGKVIDIDKLRGKVILINFFATWCRPCMEEMPHINLLRQKYSDDEFVIISIGREHQIGELEIFNRNKKFSFNIAADPDRKIYSMYAEKMIPRNYIINKKGVLIYQGYGFTLDSFNQMVKVIEKELKTKKLRN from the coding sequence TTGAGACGATACCAAGACAGTGATACTATTGAGATGATTAAGTCTGTAATTATTTTTATTATCATATCTTTTCCTCTTCTTGTTTGTTCTCAGAGCGAAGATGCTTATTCGTTTGTTAATATAGGGAAATCAGCTCCAACTTTCACTGTCAGAACCATTGATGGGAAAGTTATAGATATTGACAAGTTGAGAGGGAAAGTGATTCTTATAAATTTCTTTGCAACGTGGTGCCGCCCATGTATGGAGGAAATGCCTCATATAAATTTACTTAGGCAAAAATATAGTGATGATGAGTTTGTGATAATCTCTATAGGCAGAGAGCATCAAATCGGAGAACTTGAAATATTTAATCGTAATAAGAAATTCTCCTTCAATATTGCAGCTGACCCCGACAGAAAGATTTATAGTATGTATGCTGAGAAAATGATACCTAGAAATTATATTATTAACAAGAAAGGAGTTTTAATATATCAGGGCTATGGTTTTACTTTAGATAGCTTTAACCAAATGGTAAAAGTGATAGAAAAAGAGTTGAAAACTAAAAAGTTGCGTAATTAA
- a CDS encoding DUF479 domain-containing protein codes for MNYLAHLYIGHEDEDLMIGNFIADFVKGSKYKEYPSEISRGILMHRQIDFVTDRNKEYREVKKLFVESHGRYSGIIADMAYDYVLAKHWKEFCELSLFDFQKKINTILLQNFSIIPLKGKVMLPFFVRNKWLTLYKDLNTLKNVFVGLGKYRGVKGDPDRAIEILESSENKVFSNFLNTLLAVLTKLKTNYHEVNNIKNNVIKMIR; via the coding sequence ATGAACTATTTGGCACATCTATATATAGGACACGAAGATGAAGATTTGATGATTGGTAATTTTATTGCCGATTTTGTTAAAGGAAGCAAATATAAGGAATACCCTTCTGAAATATCGCGCGGGATACTTATGCACAGACAAATTGATTTTGTTACCGATAGAAACAAAGAGTATAGAGAAGTAAAGAAGCTTTTTGTTGAATCACATGGACGATACAGCGGAATAATTGCCGACATGGCATATGATTATGTGCTGGCAAAACATTGGAAAGAATTTTGTGAACTATCATTATTTGATTTTCAAAAAAAAATAAACACTATTTTGTTACAAAATTTTTCCATAATACCACTTAAAGGTAAAGTAATGTTGCCCTTTTTTGTTCGCAACAAGTGGTTGACTCTTTATAAAGACTTAAATACGCTAAAAAATGTTTTTGTTGGACTAGGTAAATATAGAGGGGTAAAAGGGGATCCAGATAGAGCCATTGAAATTTTAGAAAGTAGTGAAAATAAGGTATTTAGCAATTTTTTAAACACTCTATTGGCAGTCTTAACAAAGTTAAAAACAAATTATCATGAGGTTAACAACATAAAAAATAATGTAATAAAAATGATAAGATAA
- a CDS encoding GTPase — MSKKNVIIIGAAGRDFHNFNTYYRNNDQFNVVAFTAAQIPDIDGRKYPAELAGPLYPQGIPIYAESELMDLIKKFKVDVCVFSYSDVTYQYVMSLAAKINAAGANFVLLGTKGTQIKSTKPVIAVCAVRTGCGKSQTSRRIVELLEAKGLKVVTIRHPMPYGNIAAQKVQRFAKIEDLAKHKCTIEEMEEYEPHVVAGNVIYSGVDYEAILRAAENDPDGCDVILWDGGNNDFSFYETDLMVTVVDPHRAGHELNYYPGETTLRLADVVVINKIDTADAADIQTLRENIQMAAPKAVVVDAASPVTVDKPEMIRGKKVLVVEDGPTLTHGDMKLGAGIVAARKFSVGELVDPRPYAVGKLAETFKTYPNIGTLLPAMGYGEQQIKDLEKTINATPCDAVIIATPIDLSRVVKINKPTIKIGYELQEIGEPNLAGPINDFIKKHKLGK; from the coding sequence ATGTCTAAAAAAAATGTGATTATTATTGGTGCTGCTGGCAGAGATTTTCACAACTTTAACACTTACTATCGCAATAACGATCAGTTTAATGTGGTAGCATTTACAGCTGCTCAAATTCCCGATATTGACGGCAGAAAATATCCTGCAGAACTAGCAGGACCTTTATATCCACAGGGAATTCCAATTTACGCTGAGAGCGAATTAATGGACTTAATCAAAAAATTTAAAGTTGATGTATGTGTGTTTTCATACAGTGATGTTACCTATCAATATGTTATGAGCCTTGCTGCAAAAATTAACGCTGCAGGAGCAAATTTCGTACTATTAGGAACTAAAGGGACACAAATAAAATCAACAAAACCCGTAATTGCTGTTTGTGCAGTTCGTACTGGTTGTGGTAAGTCGCAAACATCTCGTCGTATTGTAGAATTACTTGAAGCAAAAGGATTAAAAGTTGTTACCATTCGCCACCCAATGCCATATGGAAACATTGCAGCGCAAAAAGTACAACGTTTTGCAAAAATTGAAGACTTAGCTAAACATAAATGTACTATCGAGGAGATGGAAGAGTACGAACCACACGTAGTAGCAGGCAATGTTATCTACTCTGGCGTTGATTATGAAGCTATTCTTCGTGCAGCAGAAAATGATCCCGATGGTTGCGACGTGATTCTTTGGGACGGTGGTAATAACGACTTCTCATTTTATGAAACTGACCTTATGGTTACAGTAGTTGACCCACACCGTGCTGGTCATGAGCTAAATTACTATCCTGGCGAAACCACTTTAAGATTAGCTGATGTTGTTGTAATTAACAAAATTGACACCGCTGATGCTGCAGATATTCAAACGCTACGCGAAAACATTCAAATGGCTGCACCTAAAGCTGTTGTGGTTGATGCAGCGTCTCCAGTCACTGTAGATAAGCCTGAAATGATTAGAGGTAAAAAAGTATTGGTAGTTGAAGATGGTCCAACCTTAACACATGGTGACATGAAACTTGGTGCTGGTATTGTCGCAGCTCGCAAATTTAGTGTTGGTGAACTTGTTGACCCAAGACCATACGCTGTTGGAAAACTTGCAGAGACATTTAAAACATATCCAAATATTGGAACACTACTTCCAGCAATGGGCTACGGAGAACAACAAATCAAAGACCTTGAAAAAACTATTAACGCTACTCCTTGTGATGCCGTTATTATTGCTACTCCTATCGATTTAAGCCGTGTTGTTAAAATTAACAAACCAACCATAAAAATTGGATACGAGCTTCAAGAGATTGGAGAGCCAAATTTGGCAGGACCAATTAACGATTTCATTAAAAAACACAAATTAGGAAAATAG
- a CDS encoding type I restriction enzyme HsdR N-terminal domain-containing protein — MQDLIFPPINPKIKTEDNRQYILDPVRKTWVVLTPEEWVRQHVVDFLISHRNYPLALMKTEAAHKSNVGLRRTDIIVCDKTGKPVMIVECKAPVVKITQETLEQIANYNLTVKAEYLLVTNGLVLFGYKVNFDTGNTSQLSEIPNYCDMF, encoded by the coding sequence GTGCAGGATTTAATATTCCCTCCTATTAATCCAAAAATAAAAACGGAGGATAATCGACAATACATACTCGATCCAGTTCGTAAAACATGGGTTGTATTAACTCCAGAAGAGTGGGTACGACAACATGTTGTTGACTTTCTGATTAGTCACAGAAATTATCCATTGGCTTTGATGAAAACAGAAGCCGCTCACAAAAGTAATGTTGGATTGCGTAGGACTGATATTATTGTTTGTGACAAAACTGGTAAACCAGTTATGATTGTTGAATGTAAAGCTCCAGTTGTAAAAATCACTCAAGAAACCTTGGAGCAGATTGCAAATTACAACTTAACAGTTAAGGCAGAATACCTATTAGTTACCAATGGATTGGTTCTATTTGGTTATAAAGTTAATTTTGATACAGGCAACACATCGCAATTAAGCGAAATTCCCAATTATTGTGATATGTTTTAA